Proteins co-encoded in one Dehalogenimonas sp. WBC-2 genomic window:
- a CDS encoding ribosomal L32-like protein (COG1399 protein, clustered with ribosomal protein L32p), translating into MLEFNVAQLEKSPIGTVREYKLDDRLDLDGREITVKGIVQLIRTNRSVLVKANLKTASPLECCRCLEEFACPLNVEFQEEFFPTLDVLSGLPAETEDEEESFNINEHHVLDITEAVRQYVILSQPMKPLCRPDCGGIVLKSSLS; encoded by the coding sequence GTGTTAGAATTCAATGTGGCGCAACTGGAAAAGTCGCCCATCGGCACCGTCAGGGAATACAAACTCGATGACCGGTTGGACTTGGATGGTCGGGAGATTACTGTTAAAGGCATAGTACAGCTTATACGCACCAACCGTTCGGTACTGGTAAAAGCGAACCTGAAAACAGCTTCACCGTTAGAATGCTGCCGCTGTCTGGAAGAATTCGCCTGTCCGTTGAATGTTGAGTTCCAAGAGGAGTTCTTTCCAACACTGGACGTGTTGAGCGGGCTACCGGCGGAAACCGAGGACGAGGAAGAAAGCTTCAATATCAATGAGCACCATGTCCTGGATATAACAGAGGCGGTTAGACAATATGTCATACTGTCTCAGCCGATGAAACCATTATGCCGGCCAGATTGCGGCGGTATTGTACTCAAATCCAGTCTCTCCTGA
- the rpmF gene encoding 50S ribosomal protein L32, which translates to MPVPKRKTTPSRQGERRSHLHLEEQQLVECKQCHQPKLSHRACPACGDYNGRQVLDIEGKAQKKAEKAKKEQK; encoded by the coding sequence ATGCCTGTACCTAAGCGTAAAACAACCCCGTCCCGCCAGGGCGAGCGCCGCAGCCACCTCCATCTTGAGGAGCAGCAACTGGTAGAATGCAAGCAATGCCACCAGCCTAAATTGTCGCATCGGGCTTGCCCCGCCTGCGGCGATTATAATGGTCGGCAGGTTCTTGATATAGAGGGCAAGGCTCAAAAGAAAGCCGAAAAGGCCAAGAAGGAA